Proteins encoded within one genomic window of Salipaludibacillus agaradhaerens:
- a CDS encoding nucleotide sugar dehydrogenase: protein MKEKQLPHPYKGNTKVGVVGLGYVGLPVAVGFAEKYPVTGYDINQKRIEALKLKKDTTGEVTSEQLNNNNLTFTTDEKALKPCNFIIVTVPTPITEANTPDLSHLQKASAIVGSQLTEGNIVVYESTVYPGVTEDICLPILEAHSNLKAGVDFEVGYSPERINPGDKEHTFSSIEKVVSAQNDVALKKIDDMYRSILNAPITKAASIKVAEASKVVENTQRDINIALMNELFYMFHHMGINTFDVLKASSSKWNFLPFTPGLVGGHCIGVDPYYLIHKAKICGYESELMAAARKVNDYMPTYLVNCITHTLIEKNICPSECHINVLGITFKENVPDLRNSKAVEIVNQLTTLGLSVSIYDPLADKEEAKDGYGLSLKLAEEIPPANMLILAVPHDEFLTMNTEDYLPFLKNNRDVIIFDIKNSLENKAFPDHVKVWTL from the coding sequence ATGAAGGAAAAACAACTGCCCCACCCTTATAAGGGCAATACAAAGGTAGGTGTCGTAGGACTTGGTTATGTCGGATTACCAGTAGCGGTTGGTTTTGCAGAAAAATACCCTGTTACAGGTTATGACATTAATCAAAAACGGATCGAAGCATTAAAGTTGAAAAAAGATACGACCGGAGAGGTGACCAGTGAGCAGTTAAATAATAATAACCTCACATTTACAACTGATGAAAAAGCGCTTAAACCGTGTAACTTTATCATTGTCACGGTGCCTACACCGATTACCGAAGCAAACACACCTGATTTATCTCATTTACAAAAAGCTTCGGCCATAGTAGGAAGCCAATTAACAGAAGGGAATATCGTCGTTTACGAATCAACCGTGTATCCTGGGGTGACGGAAGATATATGTCTGCCAATTTTAGAAGCCCATTCGAATTTGAAAGCAGGTGTGGATTTTGAAGTAGGTTATTCACCTGAGAGGATTAATCCAGGTGATAAAGAACATACTTTTTCATCTATCGAGAAGGTAGTTTCTGCCCAAAACGACGTGGCGTTAAAAAAAATTGATGACATGTATCGAAGTATTTTAAACGCCCCTATTACAAAAGCAGCATCGATTAAAGTTGCTGAAGCTTCTAAGGTCGTTGAAAACACCCAGCGGGACATTAATATCGCATTAATGAATGAGCTGTTTTACATGTTTCATCATATGGGTATCAATACATTTGACGTTCTAAAAGCTTCAAGTTCAAAGTGGAACTTCCTCCCCTTCACACCAGGTCTCGTAGGGGGGCATTGTATTGGTGTGGACCCATATTACCTTATTCACAAAGCTAAAATATGCGGATATGAATCAGAACTCATGGCCGCTGCCAGAAAAGTCAATGATTATATGCCCACATATCTTGTGAACTGCATTACCCATACACTGATAGAAAAAAATATATGCCCTAGTGAATGCCACATCAATGTTCTTGGTATCACGTTCAAAGAAAACGTCCCTGATCTTCGCAATTCAAAGGCCGTGGAGATAGTGAATCAATTAACGACACTTGGGTTATCTGTATCTATTTACGACCCTCTGGCAGATAAAGAAGAGGCAAAAGACGGATATGGTCTCTCCCTTAAGTTAGCAGAGGAAATCCCCCCTGCAAATATGCTTATTTTAGCCGTTCCTCACGACGAGTTTTTAACTATGAATACGGAGGATTACCTTCCATTTCTTAAAAACAATCGCGATGTGATCATATTTGATATTAAAAATAGTCTAGAAAATAAAGCATTCCCTGACCACGTTAAGGTTTGGACACTTTAA
- a CDS encoding Gfo/Idh/MocA family protein, producing MSVTIGLIGCGAISRKHLKTIANIASVQLTAVSDVDDDRMSEAVERYRTLTGEQTSIAKLNDYKALIKRKDVDAVVVSLLSSMHATVAQEALKAGKHVMLEKPIALSLQDTDELINLQQLTNNVVLVCHQLRYRPVFQKIKWLMDEGITGKPYYGTASLKIHRPESYYSSAAWRGSWEKDGGMLVNQGIHLVDLLIWLLGDIHSVYGQLARYLPFKETEDVASGILHFKNGAKAVIDANSITLPNNLGYELTLIYDKATISIKGGFDRLERCFVEGHPEIEKELNLLMNDTREHEYMYEDFINALKSTKPVKMPCIEGKKAFEAIAGLYLSHIKNKATPFPIENFSTLDMKGSC from the coding sequence ATGAGTGTCACCATTGGTTTGATTGGGTGTGGTGCCATTTCTCGGAAGCATTTGAAAACAATCGCGAACATAGCTTCTGTTCAATTAACAGCAGTTAGTGATGTGGATGATGACAGAATGAGTGAGGCAGTTGAACGCTATCGCACCTTAACGGGAGAGCAAACTTCTATTGCAAAACTAAACGATTATAAAGCTCTCATCAAAAGGAAAGACGTTGATGCCGTTGTCGTGTCGCTTTTATCTTCAATGCATGCAACTGTGGCTCAAGAAGCTTTAAAAGCAGGTAAGCACGTCATGTTAGAAAAGCCTATTGCTTTGTCTTTACAGGACACGGATGAATTAATCAACCTTCAGCAGTTAACAAATAATGTCGTCCTCGTATGTCACCAACTCCGTTATCGGCCAGTCTTTCAAAAAATAAAATGGTTGATGGATGAAGGAATTACCGGAAAACCCTATTATGGTACAGCCTCGTTAAAGATTCATCGACCTGAAAGTTATTATTCCTCTGCTGCATGGCGTGGAAGTTGGGAAAAAGATGGGGGGATGTTAGTCAACCAAGGCATCCATTTAGTCGATTTGCTAATCTGGCTGTTAGGCGATATCCACAGCGTTTATGGACAGTTAGCTCGTTATTTACCATTTAAAGAAACAGAAGATGTGGCATCAGGTATTTTACATTTCAAAAATGGTGCGAAAGCTGTAATTGATGCCAATTCAATCACATTACCGAACAATTTAGGCTATGAACTAACACTCATTTACGATAAAGCAACAATCAGCATAAAGGGCGGGTTCGATCGATTGGAACGTTGCTTTGTTGAAGGCCATCCAGAAATAGAAAAGGAATTAAATTTACTTATGAACGATACTAGAGAGCATGAGTACATGTATGAAGATTTTATTAACGCTTTAAAATCGACAAAACCAGTTAAAATGCCCTGTATTGAAGGGAAGAAAGCGTTTGAAGCTATTGCAGGTCTTTATTTGTCGCATATAAAAAACAAAGCCACCCCATTTCCTATAGAGAATTTTTCCACACTTGATATGAAAGGAAGCTGCTAA
- the prpE gene encoding bis(5'-nucleosyl)-tetraphosphatase PrpE, whose amino-acid sequence MNTYDIIGDIHGCEKEMDRLLTTLGYRQEHHASRLVHPEQRMPVFLGDLTDRGPSSVNVLRKVISWVMVGDALYCPGNHCNKLYRYFLGNKVQITHGLETTVAELKELPSEKFTELQQTFITLYEQAPLYHVLNDHKLVVAHAGIREDMIGKKSNSVKTFVLYGDITGQTHADGRPVRRDWAQNYNGEAFVVYGHTPVKEPRRLKNTLNIDTGCVFGGKLTALQWPEMNTLSVPSTQPYVAEKFH is encoded by the coding sequence ATGAACACATATGATATCATTGGTGACATACACGGTTGTGAAAAAGAAATGGATAGGCTATTAACAACTCTCGGCTATCGTCAGGAGCATCATGCATCACGCCTTGTTCATCCAGAACAACGCATGCCTGTTTTTCTTGGTGACCTTACCGACCGTGGGCCTTCTTCTGTTAATGTGTTGCGAAAAGTTATAAGTTGGGTGATGGTAGGTGATGCTCTTTATTGTCCAGGTAACCATTGTAACAAACTGTATCGGTATTTCCTTGGCAATAAGGTTCAAATTACGCACGGACTTGAAACAACAGTTGCCGAATTGAAAGAGCTCCCTTCAGAAAAATTTACTGAGTTACAACAAACATTTATCACGCTCTATGAACAAGCTCCTCTTTATCACGTATTGAACGATCATAAACTTGTGGTAGCACATGCTGGTATAAGAGAGGATATGATCGGTAAAAAGAGCAATAGCGTTAAGACCTTTGTCTTATACGGTGACATTACAGGACAAACGCATGCTGATGGACGCCCTGTCCGTCGAGACTGGGCTCAAAATTATAACGGGGAGGCCTTTGTTGTTTATGGCCATACACCCGTCAAAGAACCTAGACGACTGAAAAATACTCTTAATATTGATACAGGCTGTGTATTCGGTGGTAAATTAACAGCCTTACAATGGCCTGAGATGAACACACTGTCAGTGCCTTCAACACAGCCATATGTAGCTGAAAAATTCCACTGA
- a CDS encoding coiled-coil domain-containing protein gives MSPKPPKDPVLLQQQVIYFKSELAKFKNKVKHYQNDYHYSLIEELKEKNSKLIEETRMKENQIDRLKIEGEQLANENSELKKELTEMNEQFHSSDLHHEIDELNKENEHLKLLNEQLKKKLTMLEQLKDTDSSTSQSPHLQQIEKQMDDVLEKSFAYEEQLDSKMILIQFLEGKLEELSEEINQLTTSEDEDISPPKENS, from the coding sequence ATGTCACCTAAACCACCGAAAGATCCTGTTCTATTACAACAACAAGTTATTTATTTCAAATCAGAACTGGCTAAGTTTAAAAATAAAGTTAAGCATTATCAAAATGATTATCACTATTCACTCATAGAAGAATTAAAAGAAAAAAATAGTAAATTAATAGAAGAAACACGAATGAAAGAGAATCAAATTGATAGATTGAAAATAGAAGGAGAACAACTTGCCAATGAAAATAGCGAATTAAAGAAAGAGCTCACAGAGATGAATGAGCAGTTCCACTCATCTGATCTTCATCATGAGATCGATGAATTAAACAAAGAAAACGAGCACCTTAAACTTTTGAATGAACAATTAAAGAAAAAACTGACTATGTTGGAGCAGTTAAAAGACACAGACTCTAGTACTTCTCAGTCACCTCATTTACAACAAATCGAAAAACAAATGGATGATGTGTTAGAAAAATCATTTGCTTATGAAGAGCAGTTAGATTCAAAGATGATTTTAATTCAATTTCTTGAAGGAAAATTAGAAGAATTATCCGAAGAAATTAACCAATTGACTACCTCTGAAGATGAGGACATTTCACCTCCCAAGGAAAACTCATAA
- a CDS encoding DUF1360 domain-containing protein has product MTFSILEFIVIGLAVFRLTHLFVYDTIMEPVRRLFIAEKAVTDENGQTVWTYVSKGTGVKKFVGMLLSCHWCFSVWVAAGLIVGLFLMPGIFMIVSYVFAFAAIAALIEEVVMTFFAN; this is encoded by the coding sequence ATGACTTTTTCAATACTGGAATTCATTGTGATCGGTTTAGCTGTTTTTAGGCTGACTCATTTATTTGTCTACGATACGATTATGGAACCGGTTAGACGGTTATTTATAGCCGAGAAAGCCGTAACTGACGAAAACGGGCAAACAGTTTGGACATATGTTAGTAAAGGAACCGGGGTAAAAAAATTTGTTGGCATGCTATTAAGCTGTCATTGGTGCTTTTCTGTTTGGGTGGCTGCAGGATTAATAGTAGGTCTTTTTTTAATGCCAGGCATCTTTATGATTGTCAGTTACGTATTTGCTTTTGCAGCTATCGCAGCTCTTATAGAAGAAGTAGTCATGACGTTTTTTGCGAACTAA
- the fabI gene encoding enoyl-ACP reductase FabI — protein MKIDLSQKTYVIMGVANKRSIAWGIAQSLAKAGANLIFTYAGERLEKNVKDLAGSLEGGQHLVLPCDVTNDEEIAATFEQIKKEVGKIDGLAHCIAFANREELEGEYLNTTREGFLLSQNISAYSLTAVTKAARPLMTEGGSIVTLTYLGGERVVKNYNVMGVAKASLDASVKYLANDLGKEQIRVNAISAGPIRTLSAKGVGGFNDVLKEMEDHAPLKRTVTQEEVGDTALFLMSDLSKGITGELLHVDGGYHVTGLM, from the coding sequence ATGAAAATTGATTTAAGCCAAAAAACTTACGTTATTATGGGAGTTGCTAATAAACGAAGTATTGCATGGGGAATTGCTCAATCGCTTGCGAAAGCAGGGGCAAATTTAATTTTTACATATGCAGGTGAAAGACTTGAAAAGAATGTGAAGGATCTTGCAGGTTCATTGGAAGGTGGCCAACATTTAGTATTACCTTGTGATGTGACAAACGATGAGGAAATTGCTGCGACTTTTGAGCAAATAAAAAAAGAAGTAGGAAAAATAGATGGCTTAGCTCACTGTATTGCGTTTGCAAACCGTGAAGAGTTAGAAGGAGAATATTTAAATACGACGCGTGAAGGTTTCTTATTATCACAAAATATTAGTGCTTATTCCCTTACGGCTGTTACTAAAGCAGCTCGTCCTTTAATGACTGAAGGTGGCAGTATTGTCACACTCACTTATCTCGGTGGTGAACGAGTAGTGAAAAATTACAATGTAATGGGAGTGGCTAAAGCAAGCCTTGATGCAAGTGTAAAATATTTAGCTAACGATTTAGGTAAGGAACAAATTCGGGTTAATGCTATTTCAGCTGGTCCTATTAGAACACTTTCAGCTAAAGGGGTTGGAGGCTTCAACGATGTTCTTAAAGAGATGGAAGATCACGCGCCATTAAAACGAACTGTTACGCAAGAAGAAGTCGGTGATACGGCTTTATTCCTCATGAGTGACTTATCAAAAGGAATTACGGGGGAGCTCCTCCATGTCGACGGAGGTTACCACGTCACAGGATTAATGTAG
- a CDS encoding N-acetyltransferase: MIYENVEIGKNSSIGEYVVIEKGVIIGDNVTIGHHVVIKEDTVIGDNVKIGSLISLGKRPTTNKKMARKPVSTLAPLKIGHNVTIGDHVVLYRGVMLADDVYIGDLASIREKTIVGEASIVGRSATVENNTVIGKRVTIQTGSYVTADMMIEDDVFIGPCVSSSNDKYMGEGNYRHQGPIIKKGAKIGNNVTLLPGVEIGEEAVVGAGAVVTKRIHSNTTCVGNPAQPLRK; encoded by the coding sequence ATGATTTATGAAAACGTAGAGATAGGGAAAAACAGTTCGATTGGAGAGTATGTTGTGATTGAGAAGGGGGTCATCATTGGAGATAATGTCACAATAGGTCATCATGTCGTGATAAAAGAAGACACTGTTATTGGAGATAATGTCAAGATAGGTAGTCTTATCTCATTGGGGAAACGACCAACGACAAATAAAAAAATGGCTCGAAAGCCAGTATCGACACTTGCCCCTCTAAAAATCGGTCATAATGTCACGATAGGAGATCATGTGGTGTTGTATCGCGGTGTTATGCTAGCTGATGATGTCTATATTGGAGATTTAGCTAGTATTAGGGAGAAGACAATTGTTGGAGAGGCCAGTATTGTTGGCAGAAGTGCAACCGTTGAAAATAATACGGTTATTGGGAAGAGAGTCACCATACAAACGGGTAGTTATGTGACCGCCGATATGATGATAGAAGATGATGTCTTTATAGGGCCGTGTGTGTCCTCCTCTAACGATAAATATATGGGGGAAGGGAACTATCGCCATCAAGGTCCTATTATAAAGAAAGGGGCTAAAATTGGGAACAATGTCACATTGCTTCCTGGAGTAGAAATTGGTGAAGAGGCTGTTGTAGGAGCTGGTGCTGTTGTCACAAAAAGGATTCATTCTAATACCACATGTGTAGGAAATCCAGCTCAGCCGTTAAGGAAATAA
- a CDS encoding RluA family pseudouridine synthase, whose translation MMNEQSPIVLSWHVTRQCDGVTLKSFLREQKYLSRKLLAEIKFQGGGLFVNGKEVTVKETIYEDDHIKVTLPPEIISKKIMKTDLPLEVIYEDDHLLVVNKPSGLVTIPTHDVNEPSLAGAVLQHYENNGWGATFHAVNRLDRDTTGIVIIAKHRYAHEVLAMQQRTGRLEREYIAVVHGIIPWQFGSVHAPIARKPTSIIERVVSEKGQHAVTHFETIALHHHYSMVKLRLETGRTHQIRVHMAWLGYPLVGDTLYGSRSSEKRRTLLHSYKAVFYHPFTGEHHCYSAPLPPTYATLLK comes from the coding sequence ATGATGAATGAGCAATCGCCTATAGTGCTTTCATGGCATGTGACTAGACAGTGTGATGGGGTGACTTTAAAGTCCTTTTTAAGGGAACAAAAATATCTATCACGAAAATTATTGGCTGAGATCAAGTTTCAAGGAGGAGGTCTCTTTGTTAATGGAAAGGAAGTAACGGTAAAGGAAACGATTTATGAAGATGATCATATAAAAGTTACGCTTCCGCCAGAAATTATTAGTAAAAAAATAATGAAAACGGATCTCCCGTTGGAGGTTATTTATGAAGATGATCACCTATTAGTGGTAAACAAGCCATCAGGTCTGGTGACAATCCCAACGCATGATGTCAATGAGCCATCTCTTGCTGGTGCTGTCCTGCAGCATTATGAAAATAATGGATGGGGAGCAACTTTCCATGCAGTTAACAGGCTTGACAGGGATACAACAGGCATTGTTATCATAGCAAAACATCGTTACGCACATGAGGTGCTTGCTATGCAGCAGCGAACAGGAAGACTAGAGCGAGAATACATAGCGGTAGTGCATGGTATAATCCCTTGGCAGTTCGGCTCCGTTCATGCTCCCATCGCGCGAAAGCCTACGAGTATTATTGAACGCGTTGTATCAGAAAAAGGGCAACATGCCGTAACGCATTTTGAGACGATAGCATTACATCACCATTATTCCATGGTAAAGCTTAGGCTAGAAACGGGCAGAACACATCAAATTCGTGTTCATATGGCATGGCTTGGCTACCCATTAGTAGGTGATACACTTTATGGTAGCCGATCTTCTGAGAAACGAAGAACACTGCTTCATTCTTATAAAGCGGTGTTCTATCATCCTTTTACAGGGGAACATCACTGTTATTCTGCGCCATTACCCCCGACGTATGCTACGCTTTTAAAGTAA
- a CDS encoding DegT/DnrJ/EryC1/StrS family aminotransferase encodes MVSLIDLKRQFNTIKTDILAEVEKVIESGHYILGTHVKKLEEEVAERLQVEEAVAVANGTDALVLTLEAYGIGSGDEVVTTPFTFFATAEAITRVGATPVFADVDEKTYNLNPECLESKITSATKAIIPVHLFGQPANMDKINEIAQKYSLYVIEDACQAFGATYKQRQAGHLGDAACFSFFPTKNLGTLGDGGMIVTSDKRLANQLRTLRVHGSSKKYFHDRIGYNSRLDELHAAILLVCLQKIDEWNANRISLAEKYTASLRHVKGITAPFVSEECKHVFHLYCLASPKRDDVTAFLNKDQIATGIYYPRCLHLQEVYQHLGYKKGDLPVAETLSKELFAIPMHPYLTSNEQNQVIKAIKKAVNKL; translated from the coding sequence ATGGTGTCACTTATTGATTTGAAGCGGCAATTCAATACAATTAAAACGGATATTTTAGCGGAAGTTGAAAAAGTCATTGAAAGCGGTCACTATATTTTAGGGACTCATGTGAAAAAGCTTGAGGAAGAAGTGGCTGAACGATTACAAGTAGAAGAAGCTGTGGCGGTAGCCAATGGAACAGATGCCCTAGTGTTAACATTAGAAGCCTATGGTATCGGCTCAGGAGATGAAGTGGTGACAACACCATTTACATTTTTTGCAACAGCTGAAGCTATTACGCGTGTTGGGGCTACACCAGTATTTGCTGATGTGGATGAAAAAACGTACAATCTAAACCCTGAATGTCTTGAAAGTAAGATTACAAGCGCCACTAAAGCGATTATTCCTGTCCATTTATTTGGCCAGCCAGCGAATATGGATAAAATCAACGAAATAGCTCAAAAATATAGTCTTTATGTTATTGAAGATGCTTGTCAAGCTTTTGGAGCGACATATAAACAACGACAAGCTGGTCATTTAGGTGATGCAGCCTGCTTTTCATTTTTCCCAACTAAAAATCTTGGGACATTAGGTGATGGCGGTATGATCGTAACATCGGACAAACGATTAGCTAATCAGCTTCGTACGTTACGAGTTCATGGGAGTAGTAAAAAATACTTTCATGACCGTATTGGTTATAACAGCAGGTTAGACGAACTGCATGCAGCCATACTGCTCGTTTGTCTACAGAAAATAGATGAATGGAATGCTAATCGTATTAGCTTAGCTGAAAAGTATACTGCATCGTTACGTCATGTGAAAGGCATCACAGCCCCCTTTGTTTCAGAAGAATGTAAGCACGTTTTCCATTTATATTGTCTAGCTTCTCCTAAAAGAGATGACGTGACGGCTTTTTTAAATAAAGACCAAATAGCGACAGGTATTTATTACCCCCGATGTCTCCATCTGCAAGAAGTTTATCAACATCTAGGGTATAAAAAAGGAGATTTACCGGTAGCTGAAACATTATCTAAAGAATTATTTGCTATTCCAATGCACCCCTATTTGACCAGTAATGAACAAAATCAAGTCATTAAAGCTATTAAAAAGGCAGTAAACAAGTTATGA
- a CDS encoding YjcZ family sporulation protein, translated as MSYYYGSFALIVVLFILLVLVGTAYVY; from the coding sequence GTGAGTTATTATTACGGCAGCTTTGCCCTTATTGTCGTTCTGTTTATTTTACTTGTGCTTGTAGGCACTGCTTACGTCTATTAA
- a CDS encoding BMQ_0737 family morphogenetic spore coat protein, translating into MKKPTPIEELQPELLCINAEKVYDWVILQATENQTIPATGFDPLPIDPCAGTVTNLVTTCFLVDPLTGDPLPPNAEIEVEELGQREDRTFNIDGEPITLQRVSFTKPLSVVVQFSGIDGTTPFVVQTTPIVFEIPESIFLCAPVGTRLVVRLTDVECSASPNCVANVLQSIDINLSICQSVQSVADVTLELTADFCEPRDILVEQCPTPSIPPQCPVLFPGNQIDD; encoded by the coding sequence ATGAAGAAACCGACGCCAATTGAGGAGCTACAACCTGAACTCCTTTGTATAAACGCCGAAAAAGTATACGATTGGGTTATTTTACAGGCCACTGAAAATCAAACAATTCCAGCAACAGGTTTCGATCCTCTTCCAATTGACCCGTGTGCAGGTACAGTTACAAATTTAGTCACAACTTGCTTTCTAGTAGATCCCCTTACAGGTGATCCACTACCACCTAATGCAGAGATTGAGGTAGAGGAGCTTGGTCAACGAGAAGACCGGACATTTAATATTGACGGTGAGCCAATAACGCTACAACGGGTTTCATTCACTAAACCACTGAGTGTTGTCGTTCAATTTAGTGGTATTGATGGTACAACACCATTTGTCGTGCAAACGACCCCGATCGTGTTTGAAATTCCAGAATCCATTTTCCTTTGCGCTCCGGTAGGCACACGTCTTGTTGTCAGACTGACTGACGTTGAATGTAGCGCTAGTCCTAACTGTGTAGCTAACGTTTTACAAAGCATTGATATTAATTTGAGTATTTGTCAAAGTGTTCAATCAGTTGCTGATGTGACGCTCGAATTAACAGCTGATTTCTGTGAGCCTAGAGACATATTAGTTGAACAATGCCCTACTCCAAGTATTCCGCCACAGTGCCCTGTCTTGTTCCCAGGCAATCAAATTGACGACTAG